The following proteins are co-located in the Methylomonas sp. 11b genome:
- a CDS encoding MBOAT family O-acyltransferase, with product MQFDSFLFLIFWLVVLALHYSISNWRAQKIVLLIASYLFYAAWNPPFVVLLWISTTVDFWLAKTMAAAKSQERRKGLLTISLLVNLGFLGFFKYADFLNQSFAGLLGLVGIAYQPQPLGIVLPIGISFYTFQTLSYTLDVYQRKTPAESSFLDFSLFVTFFPQLVAGPIVRAPQFLPQCKTPQKASSQQFVWGLTLFLFGVFAKAILADTALAPVVDQIYAKPTAFAGLDVWLGVLAFSGQIFFDFAGYSLCAIGAALTLGFSLPDNFHCPYGALGFSDFWKRWHISLSSWLRDYLYFSLGGSRGKPVRTAFNLVLVMILGGLWHGAAWTFAVWGCLHGLFLVIEHGIKQITAYRPVGLAPKLVLILVTFVIVSLTWIPFRAQGFDNLAAVLGSLTNTIGSSELAMLSRIVVVAVMATTLIWHIASREIRLEQRFDNFSPMVKTSVIALLIVCVGIFSTGDSRAFIYFQF from the coding sequence ATGCAATTTGATTCGTTTTTATTTCTGATTTTTTGGTTAGTCGTTTTAGCCCTGCATTACTCGATAAGCAATTGGCGAGCGCAAAAAATAGTTCTGCTAATCGCCAGTTATCTATTCTACGCGGCCTGGAATCCGCCATTCGTGGTGTTGCTGTGGATTTCCACGACCGTGGATTTTTGGCTGGCCAAAACTATGGCGGCGGCGAAAAGCCAAGAACGCCGCAAGGGCTTGCTGACGATTAGTTTGTTGGTAAATCTTGGTTTTTTGGGATTTTTCAAATACGCGGATTTCTTGAATCAAAGTTTTGCCGGCCTGCTCGGATTGGTCGGCATCGCCTATCAACCGCAGCCTTTGGGCATTGTGTTGCCGATCGGTATTTCCTTTTACACCTTCCAAACTTTGTCATACACGCTAGACGTTTACCAGCGCAAAACGCCGGCCGAGAGCAGTTTTCTGGATTTTTCCTTATTCGTGACCTTTTTTCCGCAACTGGTCGCCGGGCCGATTGTCCGCGCACCACAGTTCTTACCCCAGTGTAAAACCCCGCAAAAAGCCAGTAGTCAACAATTTGTTTGGGGATTAACGCTGTTTTTATTCGGCGTTTTCGCTAAAGCCATTTTGGCCGATACCGCCTTGGCGCCGGTAGTTGATCAGATTTACGCCAAACCCACCGCGTTTGCCGGTCTGGATGTCTGGCTGGGTGTGTTGGCGTTTTCCGGGCAAATCTTTTTCGACTTTGCCGGTTATTCCCTATGCGCAATTGGTGCTGCGCTGACCTTGGGTTTTAGCTTGCCCGACAATTTTCATTGTCCATACGGCGCGCTTGGCTTTTCGGATTTCTGGAAGCGCTGGCATATTTCGCTGTCCAGTTGGCTGCGGGATTACCTGTATTTTAGTTTGGGCGGTAGTCGCGGTAAGCCGGTCAGGACTGCGTTCAATCTGGTGTTGGTGATGATTTTGGGTGGATTGTGGCACGGTGCTGCCTGGACTTTTGCGGTCTGGGGGTGTTTGCACGGCTTGTTTCTGGTTATCGAGCACGGTATCAAGCAAATCACGGCTTATCGCCCGGTTGGGCTGGCGCCGAAGTTGGTTTTGATCTTGGTGACATTTGTCATCGTGTCGTTGACCTGGATACCGTTTCGCGCCCAAGGCTTCGACAATTTAGCGGCAGTGCTAGGGTCGCTGACCAATACGATTGGCAGTAGCGAATTAGCCATGCTCAGCAGGATTGTAGTCGTGGCGGTAATGGCGACAACGTTGATTTGGCACATCGCCAGCCGGGAGATCAGGCTTGAACAACGATTCGACAATTTCTCACCCATGGTGAAAACCAGCGTCATCGCCTTGTTGATAGTTTGTGTGGGTATTTTTTCTACTGGTGACAGCCGTGCATTCATCTACTTCCAATTCTAG
- the mltB gene encoding lytic murein transglycosylase B, producing the protein MKINKNKFAWLLAVTLFAAGSASAEIAETDSFKQFIHNLVKQQHFNEAELRSLFKAVQIQQPILDAMSKPAEGKPWFQYREIFMTEARIAGGVQFWKDNEAALKAVESQYGVPAEIIIAIIGVETKYGAHTGKYRVIDALATLGFAYPPRSEFFLKELEQFLVLAREEHMDPLQPMGSYAGAMGLPQFMPSSFRGYAKDFDLDGKRNIWTNSADAIASVANYFVRNQWRPGGAVAYPVTARGGAYRQALGKGVKPDTNVGELRRLGVDVPTQLASSETVKLLAYQQQVGEDLWVGLHNFYVITRYNHSPLYAMAVYQLSQAIAARKAS; encoded by the coding sequence ATGAAAATTAACAAGAATAAATTCGCCTGGCTATTGGCCGTCACGTTGTTTGCTGCCGGCTCGGCGTCGGCTGAAATCGCCGAAACCGACAGTTTCAAACAATTTATCCATAACCTGGTTAAACAACAGCATTTCAACGAAGCTGAGTTGCGCAGCCTGTTCAAAGCCGTGCAAATCCAGCAGCCGATTTTGGACGCGATGTCCAAGCCGGCGGAAGGCAAGCCCTGGTTTCAGTATCGCGAGATCTTCATGACTGAAGCCCGGATTGCCGGCGGCGTGCAGTTCTGGAAAGACAACGAAGCAGCTTTGAAAGCCGTGGAAAGCCAATACGGCGTGCCGGCGGAAATCATCATCGCCATCATCGGCGTAGAAACCAAATACGGCGCGCATACCGGCAAATATCGGGTGATCGATGCGTTGGCGACCTTGGGTTTTGCCTATCCGCCGCGTAGCGAATTTTTCCTGAAAGAACTGGAGCAATTCCTGGTTCTGGCGCGCGAAGAGCATATGGACCCGTTGCAACCTATGGGGTCTTACGCCGGGGCGATGGGTTTGCCGCAATTCATGCCTAGCAGTTTTCGCGGTTATGCCAAGGATTTTGATCTGGACGGTAAACGGAATATCTGGACCAATAGTGCCGATGCGATTGCCAGCGTGGCCAATTATTTCGTCCGCAACCAATGGCGACCCGGCGGGGCTGTGGCTTACCCGGTCACTGCGCGCGGCGGCGCTTATCGGCAAGCGCTAGGCAAGGGCGTTAAACCCGATACTAATGTCGGCGAATTGCGCCGCTTAGGGGTGGATGTACCGACACAATTAGCCTCTAGCGAAACTGTCAAGCTGTTGGCTTACCAGCAGCAGGTTGGCGAAGATTTATGGGTAGGCCTGCATAACTTCTATGTGATTACCCGCTACAACCACAGCCCGCTTTACGCGATGGCTGTCTATCAACTAAGCCAAGCCATTGCCGCCCGTAAGGCTTCTTAA
- the rodA gene encoding rod shape-determining protein RodA, translating to MRTEMRNEQFQPPSLLGNLLRKLHIDIPLFIGLLLICATSFVILYSAGGQELPLLIRHATRMGFAILLMIVLAHINPRRFQSFSVALFTICVLLLLAVAVMGQISMGAQRWLDLGVFRFQPSEFTKISAPMMVAWYLSERALPPKPKHVLGAATLLIVPVLLIAKQPDLGTSLLVASSGAAVLFFAGLSWWFMLGIVALLASLTPVLWHFMREYQRNRVLTFMNPEADPMGAGYHIIQSKIAIGSGGINGKGWLGSSQAELDFLPESSTDFIFAVFAEEFGLFGCVGLLVLYLLVISRCFYIAVQAQDTYSRLLAGSLAFTFFVYVFVNIGMVIGVLPVVGVPLPLISYGGTSMVTLMAGFGILMSIHTHRKLLPV from the coding sequence ATGAGAACCGAAATGCGCAATGAGCAGTTTCAGCCGCCGTCGCTGCTTGGCAATTTACTCAGAAAGCTGCATATCGACATCCCGCTGTTCATCGGCTTGTTACTGATTTGCGCCACCAGTTTTGTGATTTTATACAGCGCCGGCGGGCAAGAATTGCCGTTATTGATTCGGCACGCTACCCGCATGGGTTTCGCCATTTTATTGATGATCGTCTTGGCTCATATCAACCCGCGCCGCTTCCAAAGTTTTTCAGTGGCCCTCTTCACCATTTGTGTGCTGTTATTGTTGGCGGTAGCGGTGATGGGGCAGATAAGTATGGGCGCTCAGCGCTGGCTGGATCTAGGTGTTTTTCGCTTTCAGCCTTCCGAATTTACCAAAATCAGCGCGCCGATGATGGTGGCCTGGTATCTATCGGAGCGCGCCTTGCCGCCCAAGCCCAAGCACGTGTTAGGCGCGGCGACGCTTTTGATCGTGCCGGTTTTGCTGATCGCTAAACAACCGGACTTGGGTACCTCCTTGCTGGTTGCTAGCTCCGGGGCGGCGGTATTGTTCTTTGCCGGCTTATCCTGGTGGTTCATGCTGGGCATTGTGGCTTTGCTGGCGTCTTTGACACCGGTGCTGTGGCACTTCATGCGCGAATACCAACGGAATAGAGTATTGACGTTTATGAATCCGGAAGCCGATCCGATGGGCGCCGGTTACCACATCATCCAGTCGAAGATCGCCATTGGTTCCGGCGGCATTAACGGCAAGGGCTGGTTGGGCAGTAGTCAAGCTGAGCTGGATTTTTTACCGGAAAGCTCCACTGACTTTATTTTTGCGGTGTTTGCCGAAGAATTCGGCTTATTCGGCTGCGTAGGCTTGCTCGTTTTATATTTATTGGTCATCAGCCGCTGTTTTTATATTGCGGTGCAAGCTCAGGATACTTACTCGCGCTTGTTAGCCGGCAGTTTGGCGTTTACTTTTTTTGTCTACGTATTTGTGAATATCGGTATGGTGATCGGTGTATTGCCGGTGGTCGGTGTGCCGCTGCCGTTGATCAGCTATGGCGGCACTTCGATGGTGACGCTGATGGCCGGCTTCGGTATTCTGATGTCTATCCATACCCACCGTAAATTACTACCCGTCTAA